From a single Paramisgurnus dabryanus chromosome 17, PD_genome_1.1, whole genome shotgun sequence genomic region:
- the LOC135736660 gene encoding uncharacterized protein yields the protein MMLRPKDLCQGSGTKTFLEAMQSGKVHLARFVLDALDGRIINSKADGGRTLLMHAVCIQDNGPRSKFTHLLLEKGADVNIRDEQGRTSLSLACELGHLDAVKLLVQFNADPELTDTWGNSALMYAACGGHNHVLEFLVRAFKKLGLRVDRTNHAGHSAVQVADFFGHNQCVQALNCGKKVVSPTDSTGEPAEDLRWPNRLPKQVLERFTRAKIQSKNEDPFPALFQRQLRVGDSNGLRIRFRRSPHSPDSMVSGHCQAINRMPERCPAEDGQDLLFTSKQIHNSLLKETGSTRKMDFASERCQTVRHESDETPLWGKAKSFNLDLRSNRKQSYQGDVQEIRSASKFKRASLQDEKPLVAKFYCQLNTNKNDANKSENLEGVKDAHNCGGIPKTGRQHKLLFNRAEVEPERLKSHSSSLTGLGTRLLRRFTAPEFMRHIRDSPSDAGHSKVKMSRSETFPLSYTHQRVNSQPSVDSISAVRCEFENNSTAFHS from the coding sequence ATGATGCTGAGGCCAAAAGATTTGTGTCAGGGCTCTGGCACGAAAACTTTTCTGGAAGCCATGCAGAGCGGCAAAGTTCACCTCGCTCGCTTCGTGCTGGACGCTTTGGATGGACGCATTATCAACTCCAAGGCCGACGGCGGGCGTACGCTACTAATGCACGCGGTGTGCATTCAGGATAACGGGCCGAGGTCGAAATTCACCCACTTGCTTTTGGAGAAAGGTGCAGATGTGAATATCCGCGATGAGCAAGGTCGCACGAGTTTGAGTCTCGCTTGTGAACTCGGACATCTGGATGCCGTTAAGCTCCTGGTCCAGTTCAACGCTGACCCTGAACTCACTGACACGTGGGGCAACAGCGCCTTAATGTACGCGGCCTGCGGAGGACACAACCACGTTTTGGAGTTCCTGGTCAGGGCGTTTAAGAAGTTAGGCCTACGGGTGGATCGCACGAACCACGCAGGCCATTCTGCAGTCCAAGTGGCAGACTTTTTCGGCCACAACCAGTGCGTCCAAGCTCTTAACTGTGGAAAGAAGGTCGTCAGTCCTACTGACAGCACGGGAGAACCGGCGGAAGATCTCAGGTGGCCTAATCGCCTTCCCAAGCAGGTTTTGGAGAGATTCACCAGAGCGAAAATTCAAAGCAAAAATGAAGACCCATTCCCTGCCTTGTTTCAGAGACAGCTACGCGTAGGAGACAGCAACGGCCTGCGAATACGCTTTCGACGGTCACCCCATTCCCCGGACAGCATGGTTTCAGGCCATTGCCAAGCCATAAACAGAATGCCTGAGAGATGTCCGGCCGAAGACGGACAGGATCTGTTATTTACCTCCAAACAAATTCACAACTCGCTCCTCAAAGAAACTGGCAGCACCAGAAAGATGGATTTCGCTTCAGAGCGCTGCCAAACTGTTAGGCATGAGAGCGATGAGACGCCGCTCTGGGGAAAAGCCAAATCCTTCAACCTGGACCTCAGAAGCAACAGAAAACAATCGTATCAAGGTGACGTTCAGGAAATCAGATCTGCCAGTAAATTTAAAAGAGCATCTCTTCAGGACGAGAAACCTCTCGTGGCAAAGTTTTATTGCCAACTCAACACGAATAAAAATGATGCCAACAAGTCAGAAAATCTGGAAGGGGTCAAAGATGCTCACAATTGTGGTGGGATTCCCAAAACGGGCAGACAGCACAAACTTCTCTTCAATCGAGCAGAAGTGGAACCCGAGAGGCTCAAATCTCATTCTTCAAGTCTCACCGGATTAGGAACCAGATTACTGCGCAGATTCACAGCTCCAGAATTCATGAGACACATCCGAGACTCTCCGAGCGACGCGGGTCACAGTAAAGTCAAGATGTCTCGCTCTGAAACCTTTCCGTTATCATACACACATCAGAGAGTCAACAGTCAACCCAGTGTAGACAGCATCAGTGCCGTGAGATGTGAGTTTGAAAATAATTCGACTGCATTTCATTCCTAA